The following proteins are encoded in a genomic region of Thermodesulfobacteriota bacterium:
- the gspD gene encoding type II secretion system secretin GspD, with amino-acid sequence MNPVFFRMRLFILLAACGVMLLPLTAIAQPGPPPGPPGGTAGEVWSTDIQDVVLNFDNADIYEVITSIGDILDIDYIIAPGVSGKVNIRTRGEVSREDLLEIFEAILKVSGAVMTREGDLYHIGPMAGVPHKLLMPRPDREGEITVPRDDIIFQIVRLNHVPVAEITNVIRPFVAPAAVLIPYERMNTFFLVDFAGNVERILKLVELFDVSMFKRVNIKLYQINEANVEDVSKELEGLFSAVNVSTKSTKGVGINFIPIVRLNSLLVITSLPEALPEVDRWVRQLDHEGTEEKINTYIYHVKNGIAEELTEIMVSVFSEGDDSKKTSAKAAKTPAPKQASAAPPRAGQPLPGFTVGKVEFVPYATTNTIIIKSTARDYKLIKRIMMELDIIPRQVLIEVFVAEVTLSDSTKFGIEFALRGGETSAGEVKRMVGTSFGLPAAGTLGGGLTASLLTGDLTAVLNAIATENDVNILAAPRILARDGKEASIDIGEEVPLVATRTLVEDNRTEVSIERRDTGTILKVTPHINTTGLVTLDISLELSNAIAKSLEGQEDISVFQRRAVTSMVVQDGETVIIGGLINEQDDMDVKKVPILGDIFLIKHLFRSWTRSSKKTELLLLITPRVMRNTMDAHDITREFIDKLEGIKEKFKDREEISEQ; translated from the coding sequence ATGCTCCTGCCCCTTACGGCCATCGCCCAACCCGGCCCGCCGCCCGGTCCGCCAGGGGGCACCGCCGGAGAGGTTTGGTCGACCGACATCCAGGACGTGGTGCTGAACTTCGACAACGCGGACATATACGAGGTGATAACCTCCATAGGCGACATCCTCGACATAGACTATATTATAGCCCCGGGCGTAAGCGGCAAGGTAAACATCCGTACCAGGGGGGAGGTATCCAGGGAGGACCTCCTTGAAATCTTCGAGGCTATCCTGAAGGTCTCCGGGGCGGTCATGACGAGGGAGGGCGACCTGTACCACATCGGCCCCATGGCCGGGGTGCCGCATAAGCTGCTCATGCCCAGGCCGGACCGGGAAGGGGAGATAACCGTCCCCAGGGACGATATTATATTCCAGATCGTAAGGCTGAACCACGTTCCGGTAGCCGAGATAACCAACGTCATAAGGCCGTTTGTCGCACCGGCCGCGGTGCTCATCCCCTACGAGAGGATGAATACCTTCTTCCTCGTCGACTTCGCCGGCAACGTGGAGAGGATCCTGAAGCTGGTCGAGCTCTTTGACGTCAGCATGTTCAAGAGGGTCAACATCAAGCTGTACCAGATAAACGAGGCGAACGTCGAGGACGTGTCCAAAGAGCTGGAGGGGCTCTTCTCGGCCGTGAACGTCTCCACGAAGTCCACAAAAGGGGTGGGCATAAACTTCATCCCCATCGTAAGGCTCAACTCTCTCCTTGTCATTACATCCCTGCCCGAGGCCCTGCCGGAGGTGGACAGGTGGGTCCGCCAGCTCGACCACGAGGGGACCGAAGAGAAGATAAACACCTATATATACCACGTAAAGAACGGTATAGCCGAAGAGCTGACAGAGATCATGGTCTCGGTATTCAGCGAAGGCGACGATAGCAAGAAGACTTCCGCCAAGGCGGCGAAGACCCCGGCGCCGAAACAGGCAAGTGCGGCCCCGCCCAGAGCCGGGCAGCCGCTGCCCGGCTTTACGGTCGGGAAGGTGGAGTTCGTACCCTACGCCACGACCAACACGATAATAATCAAGTCCACCGCCAGGGACTATAAGCTTATCAAGCGGATAATGATGGAGCTCGACATCATCCCCAGGCAGGTGTTGATAGAGGTGTTCGTCGCGGAGGTTACTCTCTCGGACAGCACGAAGTTCGGCATCGAGTTCGCCCTGAGGGGCGGTGAGACGTCGGCCGGGGAGGTCAAGCGGATGGTGGGTACGTCCTTCGGGCTTCCGGCGGCGGGCACCCTCGGCGGCGGGCTTACGGCCTCCTTGCTAACCGGCGACCTGACGGCCGTGCTTAACGCGATCGCGACCGAAAACGACGTGAACATACTGGCCGCCCCGCGTATACTCGCCAGGGACGGAAAGGAAGCGAGCATAGACATAGGCGAGGAGGTGCCGCTTGTGGCCACCAGGACGCTCGTGGAGGACAACAGGACCGAGGTCTCCATCGAGAGAAGGGACACCGGGACCATACTCAAGGTAACCCCGCACATCAACACCACGGGGCTTGTAACTCTCGACATCTCGCTTGAGCTCAGTAACGCCATCGCCAAGTCGCTGGAAGGCCAGGAGGATATCAGCGTCTTCCAGCGCAGGGCCGTCACCAGCATGGTGGTACAGGACGGGGAGACCGTCATCATCGGCGGGCTTATAAACGAGCAGGACGACATGGACGTAAAGAAGGTCCCGATCCTCGGCGACATATTCCTCATAAAGCACCTGTTCAGGAGTTGGACCAGGAGCAGCAAAAAGACCGAACTTCTCCTGCTCATCACCCCCAGGGTGATGCGCAACACGATGGATGCGCATGACATAACCAGGGAGTTCATCGATAAGCTCGAAGGCATTAAAGAGAAGTTCAAGGACCGGGAGGAGATATCAGAGCAGTGA